A portion of the Mustela erminea isolate mMusErm1 chromosome 19, mMusErm1.Pri, whole genome shotgun sequence genome contains these proteins:
- the LOC116580110 gene encoding translation initiation factor IF-2-like → MRRTGAREGERLRGASGAARDDAPLTCAGFIRAAAPATPGVRRGPECPGARSRPRGRGATSRRSVRDGAAGSSAPRAGSVPGRSAVGRSGRKPIAHASGHCGLGAGAVLGTTTGQPGEQSPGSPVQRSVRSPAGEGRRPPPEARRRGSGGRLRPASPSARETAGREQPVAGPRCRSQFPLGHSLLAVPSPAAGGQVALALCGILDVVYLTKYDNFLTGKEPHSVAGERLQLQRDKLPNTGVTTGPRTQISARQDQRLSGRADGGAEGTSCLVHSSPALRLPSDLRPALLIA, encoded by the exons ATGAGGAGGACCGGCGCCCGTGAGGGTGAGAGACTGAGGGGCGCGTCGGGGGCGGCCCGGGACGACGCTCCGCTCACCTGCGCGGGATTCATCCGTGCTGCCGCCCCTGCCACGCCAGGGGTCCGG CGCGGTCCGGAGTGCCCCGGCGCGCGCTCCCGTCCACGCGGTCGCGGCGCCACCAGCCGCCGCTCAGTCAGGGATGGCGCGGCAGGAAGTTCCGCCCCTCGCGCAGGAAGCGTCCCCGGGCGGTCTGCGGTGGGGCGCTCGGGGCGGAAGCCCATAGCCCATGCTTCTGGGCACTGTGGATTAGGGGCGGGTGCAGTCCTCGGGACTACGACAGGCCAACCGGGGGAACAGAGCCCAGGCTCCCCGGTGCAGAGAAGCGTCCGCAGTCCCGCGGGCGAGGGGCGAAGGCCCCCCCCCGAAGCCAGGCGGCGCGGGAGCGGAGGACGTCTGCGGCCAGCCAGCCCCAGTGCGCGGGAGACTGCGGGGCGGGAGCAGCCGGTCGCAGGGCCCCGGTGCCGGTCCCAG TTCCCGTTAGGTCACTCGCTGTTAGCTGTACCTAGCCCGGCTGCGGGAGGCCAAGTCGCGCTGGCTCTTTGCGGGATCCTGGACGTTGTTTATCTAACAAAATACGACAACTTCTTGACCGGAAAGGAGCCTCACAG CGTGGCAGGAGAGCGTCTTCAACTACAGAGAGACAAGCTGCCCAACACAGGCGTTACGACAGGCCCCAGGACTCAGATCTCGGCTCGTCAGGACCAGCGGCTGTCAGGGCGAGCTGACGGTGGAGCTGAAGGGACCTCTTGTCTAGTTCACAGTAGCCCGGCCCTGCGTCTCCCATCTGACCTTCGTCCTGCCCTTCTGATTGCTTAG